A window of the Lysinibacillus irui genome harbors these coding sequences:
- a CDS encoding AbgT family transporter has product MQGNSQTIKKKSWIDNMLDKIERAGNKLPDPITLFIILAGIVLVLSWVLSMLGISAVQPGTDEVIEVKNLLSQEGLILILTQMVSTFTGFAPLGLVIVTMIGIGLAEQTGLISAVMKKIVMSAPTKLIVPFIIFTGLVGNLAADAAFIILPPIAAMIFMSIGRNPLAGLIITYAAVAGGFSANILISSLDVLLLGITESAAHIADPTYTGRATMNYYFLIASTFLLVIIGTWVAKKFTEPRFGTFNGEVEKLEPLTALEKRGLKWAGIVTLAYILVIAITVIPSNGLLRDPETGGFLNSPFMSGIVPIMLFFFLLPGLAYGIAAKEVKNDKEVAEKIFKSIADMAPFIVLAFAASQMIAFFNWSNIGSILAIKGAELLQALNFTGLPMMIGFVLICAFVNLLIASASAKWALLAPIFVPMFLYLGYTPAITQIAYRVGDSITNPITPMLPYFAILLSFAKRYDKNIGIGTLISSLLPFSVFFAIGWIILFALWFLFGLPLGPGDYIYLK; this is encoded by the coding sequence ATGCAAGGGAATTCACAAACAATTAAGAAAAAATCTTGGATTGACAACATGTTAGATAAAATCGAACGTGCAGGCAATAAATTACCAGACCCAATCACGTTATTTATTATTCTAGCAGGTATAGTACTAGTTTTATCATGGGTTCTATCTATGCTAGGTATTTCAGCAGTTCAACCCGGTACAGATGAGGTCATTGAAGTCAAAAACCTGCTAAGTCAAGAAGGACTCATCTTAATTTTAACGCAAATGGTATCGACATTTACAGGCTTTGCTCCTCTAGGGCTAGTTATCGTGACGATGATTGGTATTGGTTTAGCTGAGCAAACAGGGCTAATTTCGGCTGTCATGAAGAAGATCGTGATGTCAGCACCGACAAAGTTAATTGTACCTTTTATTATTTTTACAGGTTTAGTTGGAAACTTAGCTGCTGACGCGGCATTTATCATTTTACCACCTATTGCAGCTATGATTTTTATGAGTATTGGTCGCAATCCATTAGCTGGTTTAATTATTACATATGCAGCTGTAGCTGGAGGCTTCAGTGCCAACATTTTGATTAGCTCTCTCGATGTATTATTACTAGGAATTACCGAATCAGCAGCACATATAGCAGACCCTACGTATACTGGTCGTGCAACGATGAACTACTACTTCTTAATTGCTTCGACATTTTTACTAGTCATTATTGGCACGTGGGTTGCGAAAAAGTTTACAGAGCCTCGCTTCGGTACGTTTAACGGAGAGGTTGAAAAGCTAGAGCCATTGACAGCCCTAGAAAAACGAGGATTAAAATGGGCTGGAATCGTAACGCTAGCTTATATTTTAGTCATTGCTATTACAGTTATTCCATCGAATGGGCTTTTACGTGATCCTGAAACAGGCGGCTTTTTAAATTCACCTTTCATGTCAGGCATTGTACCCATCATGTTATTCTTCTTCCTATTACCTGGTCTTGCCTATGGTATTGCAGCGAAGGAGGTTAAAAACGATAAAGAAGTTGCGGAGAAAATTTTTAAATCCATCGCTGATATGGCACCATTTATTGTATTAGCTTTTGCCGCTTCACAAATGATCGCCTTCTTCAACTGGAGTAATATTGGTTCTATTTTAGCCATAAAAGGGGCTGAGCTGTTACAAGCATTAAATTTTACAGGTTTACCAATGATGATTGGCTTTGTTTTAATTTGTGCATTTGTTAACTTATTAATCGCCAGTGCATCAGCCAAATGGGCTTTGCTTGCACCGATTTTTGTTCCGATGTTCCTCTACTTAGGTTATACCCCAGCGATTACACAAATAGCCTATCGTGTAGGGGATTCGATTACAAATCCAATAACGCCGATGTTACCGTATTTCGCGATTCTTCTGTCGTTTGCAAAGCGCTACGATAAAAATATCGGTATCGGGACACTTATTTCCTCTTTATTACCGTTCTCGGTATTCTTTGCAATCGGCTGGATTATCTTATTTGCTCTTTGGTTCCTATTCGGTTTACCGCTAGGACCTGGTGATTATATTTACTTAAAATAA
- a CDS encoding cold-shock protein yields the protein MTQGTVKWFNAEKGFGFIAVEGGNDVFVHFSAIQADGFKTLEEGQKVEFGVEEGSRGPQATNVVKL from the coding sequence ATGACACAAGGAACAGTAAAATGGTTTAACGCAGAAAAAGGTTTTGGCTTCATCGCAGTTGAAGGTGGCAACGATGTATTCGTACATTTCTCAGCGATCCAAGCAGATGGCTTCAAAACTTTAGAAGAGGGCCAAAAAGTAGAATTCGGCGTAGAAGAAGGAAGCCGTGGACCTCAAGCAACGAATGTAGTGAAACTATAA
- a CDS encoding response regulator transcription factor: MMNILIIDDHPVVLDGTKTLLQDLANVKIETEQDSAAVLPRMDTEAFQLFLIDINMKPINGIQLSEMIKKKQPEALIILYTGYELSDYYELLIEKKIDGLLSKLATKEQVIQTIQAALRGEILLAADFLDFVQQRTNLPNVQQEVLLSDKEQEILQLVAQGCTNKAIASAIGVTQRTVENYLSKLFVKLNVESRAEAVIVAKEKAWID; encoded by the coding sequence ATGATGAACATACTTATTATAGATGACCATCCTGTCGTTTTAGATGGTACAAAAACATTGTTACAGGATTTAGCCAATGTCAAAATCGAAACCGAACAGGATAGTGCAGCTGTTTTACCAAGAATGGATACCGAAGCTTTTCAGTTATTCCTAATTGATATTAATATGAAGCCAATCAATGGCATTCAATTATCAGAAATGATTAAGAAAAAACAACCTGAAGCACTCATTATTCTTTATACAGGCTACGAGCTGTCCGATTATTATGAGCTACTCATTGAGAAAAAAATTGATGGCTTATTATCAAAGCTTGCAACGAAGGAACAGGTGATTCAAACGATCCAAGCAGCGCTAAGAGGCGAAATTTTGCTGGCAGCCGATTTCTTAGACTTTGTCCAGCAACGTACCAACCTACCTAATGTTCAGCAAGAGGTATTATTAAGTGATAAAGAACAGGAAATATTACAGCTCGTTGCACAAGGCTGTACGAACAAAGCCATTGCCTCAGCTATAGGGGTCACTCAGCGCACGGTAGAAAATTATTTATCGAAGCTATTCGTCAAACTGAATGTTGAATCCCGAGCAGAGGCCGTCATTGTGGCCAAGGAAAAAGCATGGATTGATTAA
- a CDS encoding ATP-binding protein, which produces MKKWTYSIFLTYFILGIYVLAIAIKSPFISMSVDITNGQPVFIDSYYPQWAQQKNINKGDIVLAIDGEPTLEDRSVQLYSIIRSAHTLTIQKPDGAIQTIAVKHRDMPEELYLQILFPIFYFLLAFVVALYLCQRNKNNLSTFLLILFLLTCSLAYISTGASARGNVIGKFVIGICIILCMVLFLHFLQHFFNYLRIKWTYIDSKWLYLFPLIIPVCDLLGEFLPTVRELTPLLNLSLFAILVLYAIYILLTSYLRTKLAKIRLIAIAFIVPFLPFLLFFVAPEILGHKPLLHAEIAALFLLFIPFSFLFIQVNERLFDIEYQLSRLRYYSTLAFFSALLATAGITLLFLGELSIVHMTSIFLLLFLVIIASFYVKERIDFKYRKIIFSSTGNYVHNLYAAVHRMGKAKNQQELLDRFKYEITEKLGTTAFHICTITEDSPQLASSYTRLLLHDAGEEKIMLEIQHALQKEELLWLELLALYVSMSINNLQQIEDLVRDIQQIKNTSDTPLHWLDKLLWNIIEKEKSILAQELHDTILQEQLHLARELDVLAGSPTINKGTVLDIREQLLNATKDLREYCENLSPPLLDTFGLQIALKKLIQKVKIRADFLLDARIDQVQFQDVTLHLVVYRLVQELFNNAIKHSEATEVSLQLQAVPHGFILQYDDNGIGCDIDDLIQSSASMGINGIRERVRAFNGNITIQSSHNEGMHIFIQIQEDGDSYDEHTYYR; this is translated from the coding sequence ATGAAAAAATGGACATATAGTATTTTTCTTACCTATTTTATACTTGGCATTTATGTATTAGCCATTGCAATCAAGTCGCCCTTTATTAGTATGAGCGTTGATATAACAAATGGACAACCTGTCTTCATCGATAGCTACTATCCTCAATGGGCACAGCAAAAAAATATTAATAAAGGGGACATCGTTCTAGCCATTGATGGAGAGCCGACTTTGGAAGACCGCTCTGTTCAGCTATATTCCATCATTAGAAGTGCCCATACATTAACGATTCAAAAACCTGATGGGGCGATTCAAACCATTGCTGTAAAGCATCGAGATATGCCGGAAGAATTATATTTACAAATTTTGTTTCCTATCTTTTATTTTCTTTTAGCTTTCGTTGTTGCACTTTATTTATGTCAGCGTAATAAAAATAATCTATCCACTTTTTTATTGATTCTATTTTTATTAACCTGTTCCCTGGCCTACATTAGCACAGGCGCTTCTGCAAGAGGGAATGTCATTGGCAAGTTTGTCATCGGCATATGTATTATTTTATGTATGGTTCTCTTCCTTCACTTTTTACAGCATTTTTTCAACTACTTACGAATTAAATGGACCTATATCGACAGTAAATGGCTATATCTGTTTCCACTTATCATTCCGGTCTGTGATTTACTAGGAGAATTTTTGCCAACTGTTCGTGAGTTGACACCTCTCTTAAACTTGAGCTTATTTGCTATTCTTGTGCTCTATGCTATTTATATTTTATTAACGAGTTACTTACGGACGAAACTAGCTAAAATTCGTTTGATTGCCATTGCGTTTATTGTGCCATTTTTACCATTTTTATTGTTTTTCGTGGCACCTGAAATTTTAGGACATAAGCCGTTATTACACGCCGAAATAGCTGCTTTATTTTTATTATTTATTCCATTCTCATTTCTGTTTATTCAGGTGAACGAACGATTATTTGATATTGAATACCAATTATCCCGTTTACGCTATTATTCAACACTGGCCTTTTTCAGTGCCCTTCTAGCCACAGCAGGGATTACGCTATTATTTTTAGGCGAGCTTTCCATTGTTCATATGACAAGTATTTTTTTACTGCTGTTTTTGGTTATCATTGCTAGCTTTTATGTAAAAGAACGCATTGATTTTAAGTATCGAAAAATTATCTTTTCTTCCACTGGAAATTATGTACATAATTTATATGCGGCGGTTCATCGTATGGGGAAAGCAAAAAACCAGCAAGAATTATTAGACCGTTTTAAATATGAAATTACCGAAAAACTAGGCACGACAGCCTTTCATATCTGTACGATAACAGAAGATTCCCCACAGCTTGCCAGTTCCTATACGCGGCTGCTGCTACATGATGCTGGTGAGGAAAAAATTATGTTAGAGATACAACATGCCTTACAAAAGGAAGAGCTGCTTTGGTTAGAATTGCTCGCGCTGTATGTGTCCATGTCCATCAATAATTTACAGCAAATTGAGGATTTAGTTCGTGACATACAGCAAATTAAAAACACCAGTGATACACCGCTTCATTGGCTCGATAAATTGCTGTGGAATATTATTGAGAAAGAAAAAAGTATTTTAGCACAGGAATTACACGATACCATTTTGCAGGAGCAGCTGCATTTAGCTAGAGAGCTTGATGTTCTTGCTGGCTCACCTACTATTAACAAAGGAACCGTGCTGGATATTCGTGAGCAACTATTAAATGCGACGAAGGACTTACGAGAATATTGCGAGAACTTAAGTCCCCCTCTACTAGATACCTTTGGCTTACAAATAGCCTTAAAAAAACTGATTCAAAAGGTAAAGATACGTGCCGACTTTTTATTAGATGCTCGAATAGATCAGGTGCAATTCCAGGATGTAACCCTCCATCTCGTGGTCTATCGTCTCGTTCAGGAGCTTTTCAATAATGCAATCAAGCATTCCGAAGCAACGGAGGTCTCGCTCCAATTACAAGCAGTTCCCCATGGCTTTATCCTTCAATATGACGATAATGGGATAGGCTGTGACATAGACGATTTGATCCAGTCCTCTGCATCCATGGGCATTAATGGCATTCGCGAACGTGTCCGTGCTTTTAATGGTAATATTACCATCCAATCTAGCCACAATGAGGGCATGCATATTTTTATACAAATACAAGAGGACGGGGATTCATATGATGAACATACTTATTATAGATGA